A single region of the uncultured Fretibacterium sp. genome encodes:
- a CDS encoding nucleotidyltransferase domain-containing protein — protein MLDDKSLAFIRSVAEEYGAARILLFGSCLTEPEGKAKDIDLAVEGLSPKDYHAFWDRLLWADELGGKPVDVIRVEENGFLVPIILDEGAEIYADREPQKIALHRV, from the coding sequence ATGCTGGACGATAAAAGCCTGGCCTTCATCCGTTCCGTTGCCGAGGAGTACGGCGCTGCTCGCATCCTGCTCTTCGGCTCCTGCCTGACAGAACCGGAAGGGAAAGCCAAGGACATCGATCTTGCTGTGGAAGGGTTGTCCCCGAAGGACTATCATGCCTTCTGGGATCGTCTTCTGTGGGCCGACGAGCTTGGTGGAAAGCCAGTTGACGTCATCCGGGTGGAGGAAAACGGTTTCCTCGTTCCGATCATCCTTGACGAAGGAGCGGAGATCTATGCTGACCGAGAGCCACAAAAAATCGCTCTGCATCGTGTTTGA